Below is a genomic region from Populus trichocarpa isolate Nisqually-1 chromosome 15, P.trichocarpa_v4.1, whole genome shotgun sequence.
AGCATGATCCACACCATGTACACCACTTTCAATGTAAAGAATTTCTTAAGACTTGATCAGAAATGGATTTATAACATGATTCaaagcatattttttattttacatttctttttaaaatattatattgatatttttttatgattttaataagagattaaaaatttattaatttttttttaaaaaaacattaaattaacatcattccacttcaaatagtttttgaaaaagcaGTATAACCGCAGATATGATCCAGTTGGATAAGAATACCTAAACGTTCTTACAACAAGAAAACCAAATGTGCTCTCTTCAGTTCAATGAGTGACAACTTTCGAAGTGATTGATTTTAGGACCCACTCCACATGGGAAAAGCATAACAGGGAAACGTGAAACTGTGTGAAGGTAGCAGATAGCTATAGAAGACAGAGATGGAGAGAAAAGGGAAGAGGGAGAGTTCAGTCTCTTCACGCATCCATAAGACTATGACTGATGCCAGGGCAATTGGCTGAAGCTGAACCTTTTCAAGTGCTTTTACAAGTACGTAACTTTCAAGAGTTGATGAAACTTTGATAAACCTGCATCAGATCCACGCTTAGGTGTGAGTTTTGAGCAGTCCAACACATAAAAATCAACTGTTACAgtggtattgttttttatttttcttctcagaAATGATATGCTGAATTCAgcttataataaatttgaatataaagcaagaagaagaagaagaaagaaattacGATTTTCTAATGTTTACAGAGAGAGGGTGAACTTGAAATTCGatatattcataattaattgCTACGGATagatctttatcttcaaaattttattttcagtttcttaTAGGAATATTTCTGTTCCTGTAATAAACCTTCAAAACCACCATGTATGCTTTGCTTTAAAGATAAATATCAAAACAGATGTACCAATGAAGTATTGGTCTAGTGGgtaagatattattatatttctgtAAGAGTGAGAACACAAGTTCGATTATCAAAAAGCAGCTTATTAAAAAGGGCAACTACAAACCTCGAACGGGACTAGTCTCActctttaaattaaaagagtGTGAGGATACCGGGCaagcacaaattaaaaaaaaaaactatcaaacagTTGTGACTTATTTGTGGTCCTTTTAAATGTTACGTGtagaacaaaataatttgatgttgtattttttttaattgaaattattacagtaaattaaattaaaagtttttatagatcatttgaaaagatttagtgaaataatatatttttatcttattgcGTTTCTGAAACACAATATTTACTAATTATCTCTATTCTTAAGAGCAACAAGATAATTATCGCGCTTTAAAATAGCAACATTTAAAtatgttgtgttttttaagtGTGACAACTGCTAACTAGTCAACCGGATGGATACAGTTGTATAACCGATCGACcgtttcatataaaaactataattttatcaattttttctgtgaaatatattttataagtaaaaatataCATCTTTGTTCAACTTATAGACTAAAAACATActccaataaaatttttaaaaaaatattgttcacacaGTAGTTTTCACAAATGATTAGGAATAATTATGTGTGAGTCTGTCACAACTAGATAAAAATTTaccttaaataaattatataaatagtataataaatatatttatggactatcatgataaatttaatttgagaaaaaaaatctgttcATGTCATATCGAAATAATGTCTTAACTTAATCCACCATCCTTTATTAGttgttgatttaaataaataataagtaagtctcctttttttatttatttttagacaaACTAACAGGTTAACTTCTATACGAAGACTTGTAAAATGagaacttttcttttaaaagtatCAGGTACCATGGAGAGTGGAAtcactttctaattttttttttatttattattaaaaaaattagttaataaaaaatattttttagtcaaaaataaatttaacttagtttttttaaaaatatttcttttttattttaaatgaaaaacacttttcaaagtGGTAGGAAATTCAGATATCTTGTTATATGttaattatatctaatttagtttttaattatttaattgttgtagattttgttttgaatcctttttttattttaattttatcctttaaaatttaatttaatttgatttttatttaaactttagttcttattttttttttattattatttacttttcacttattatttttttaattgaattttttttatctatcatattttattcatattttttttattactatttatttttatttgaaataatttatgaaattatatattttttctttaacattttttatctataaaatttaattcttattattttaataaatttaaaaaacaattaaaatattaataaattattttctaatttattttttacaagttaACCAAAcactaaatattaatatttctaacatatttttcataacTCTGTAAATCAACCACTTTCcaaataaattactttttaatttttttttgcaggggTTTAGACGTTTAGTGTCAATATTATATTAGATAATCCACTGTGAGCTCACACCAGTGAAGTCATCAGATACGTTAGCAAACAGAAAAGTAGAATTCCTTGACATTGtttaatgtttaatatattggattttaaaattctATGGTGGGGAGTTCCCTGCCATGACCAGAGTTCCCTGCCATGACCAGTCAActtattctaattaattagaatatttcTCTTTAAGGCATCGTGGCCATCTTTTTCCAATCATCATTAAATTCAGCCTCTCTCCAGTGCAGATTAAATTGGAATCTTGCAGTGTATTCATTTATGGGAGCCTGAATTTGTCAAATTCATTGAAGGTGGCTTCAAATGGCATTTTGCTTTCATCTTCCAGTCAATGTTAGCTAACCGACTATATTAATTCCCATGCCGATAGTGAAAGAAGAATTGAGCATGTGATGATAAGCTTGAAGCCATAAAATGAGCTGTCTCGACTCTATTTTGTTTACAGAAATCACCAAGACtaataagatttattattattcccGACAAGCCTTtcgtgttttttatatatttttagtaatcGTCGATATTCGGGCGAGTTTATACGTGTCTCGATTAATTCTTTAagattctgaagttaacgattatataaaccTCTAATAGCTATGAGATTTGTGATATTCGAACCGataatttctagaaaataaatttaaaactgattaattaaactatatttttaaaattaatgcgTACTTAGTTGACCTTTCACAGGTTAGTGGCTTTCTTTTCACGGCAAAAAGTCCTAAAATTAATGGCCTCAATGtgagaaattttgtttcctgGAATTACCTCACCTCGTTTATTTTTAGTTGGTAGAAACAACTGTCGTCATGGATTGAAGTTCAACAAGAGCTAGCGAGCACCTCACTCAGACAAATTGACTCGACACTTGATCTTCCAGGTTGTATGAGAAAGAGAATCATTCTCCACCATCCCACTACTCTTTGACTTGATGTGTCACGCACGATCATGGAAACAAGGCACTTAACAAACATCGatcatatatattagttttagtGTTTAGGATTGCTGTAGGGACAGGAGGTTTTATGAAATATCTTGACAATTGATAAATGTTTGCACAGGATCAAAATCCACAGTTACTGTTTAAAATTTGGTACAAAAATTAACAATGGCTTATCACACAATTACACAACTAATCcaagaaatataaatttgtcGCTTTCGTGACTAAGTATTTGTGGGTTATTCCAAAAACAAGACCTTAATTTTCCTTTCCTTGCAAGTTCCTAAATTGCCATAATTCATCCATGTTCCACATAGTATCTCCGAAATCGTATGCACCCCAATCACCATCTTCCATGTGGCGATCGCCAGCTGAGATCCCAAGTTCTCCAGGCACTGGCATCGTTGCTAGGTTGATGGCTTCCATGTCATAGCAATTGCTGTCAACATAATAGCAGCCCTTCGCCAAGGTGCTGTACTCACTGCTGTTGTTGCCTATGGCTTGAAAGGGACTTGTAGGGTATTCTGATAATTGAGACATTTGTGAGACATTCATTGATTCTGCTGAAGAAATGCATGAACTTGTGCCAAGCTCTGAGTCTGAGGTTTGTTCATGAGGCTCCAAATAATGCATTGTCACACTCATATCAAGAGGAGCTTCTTGCTGCTGTACTAGTGGGGGGAGTGCTGGCGGGAACGTTGAAAACTGAGGAGCATAATTGAGGTTCGGCTGAGAAACTACTGCTGGTCTTTGGGATGGCATGGCTGATGAAGATGTTGACGATCCTCCTATCTTTTGAAGCAATCTTGGCATCCAAAACCACCTAATTATATTCTCAAATGCTGTGCTATTGGCATCTATCTTAAGGTGCCTTGCTTGTTTCTGCACTCTAGTTCTCCAATAGTTCTTGATTTCATTGTCAGTTCTACCTGGCAAATGTTGTGCGATTTTTGACCACCTGTAATGGGAAGGATAAACAAGTTACACTACGACATTTATGATCTCTACTTCTATTGGTCGCCGTCATGGCTATTGCTTTCAAGAAACAAATACAATTGAGTGTTCAAATTGAACACAACCCAACTATGCCATCTATGAGCTCTACTTACATTAGTTGGctattgaaaatgaaataattacaaGTGGAGGGTAACTGAAAAGCACAAACTTTCAGAGCAATGCCAACCAACAGTGGGAAAGAAATAATGCCTGAAGTACGGAATTAGAATCAGATGTGGATACTTATTCAACATGCTTTTCTGCTTGATCAATTATGAAAGATAGCATATGATATTGGTCAGCCTAGTGATGACTAATTGGCCCTATTTTTTAATgcctatctatctatctatctatccaGACTAATGGCAAGTTGATGGCACAGAAGGATATATGGTAAAAGACATGATCAAGAAATCATACCTATTGCCCCACTTGGAATGGAGGTCAAGGATCAAGAGTTGTTCCTGTGGAGTAAGATTTCCTCGCTTTACATCTGGTTTTAGATAGTTTAGCCATCTCAATCTGCAACTCTTCCCGGTTCTCCTTAACCCTGTATAgatcaacaagaaaaatcaatcataaaagaaatatattataaatataattaaattcagtATTATATATTACTGATGTGTGATTACAAAGGATTAAGTACTATACCTGCACGTTTAGCTAGCAAATTCCATCGGCCTTCGCCATGACGACCAATATAATGAACAAGGAGGGTGTCTTCTTCAAGAGTCCATGGCCCCCTCCTAAGTTCAGAGCCATCTTCCTTAGAACTTGTCATGCTCTTTTTTAAAGAAGACATGATGATGTCCTCGCTCATGCAGTAAGAGAAACAAACtcagaaaaacataatattattgcAAGAACAAAAGATGAGGCAGTGGAGTCTTGGAGCAAGTTATATAAACCAGTGCCTcattattctttatatatatatatatatacacacacatagcCCACAAGAGGCTTCACCTAGAATACAGTACTTTGCGTAACAACTTTTCAAAAGAAGCAAAGCCACTGTTGGAGCCTCCTATGAACTTCCTTAAAGTCTATgtattcaattaagaaattgaaaacattgGAAAGTCATTTCTCTTGACTCGTTTACAGGCAAATTAAACAACTGTTTGCACTGTTCTtggtgtaagaaaaaaaaaaactaacaacgTATTTCACGGTACAATTTACCACAGGGTCGCAGTCTCCTAATCTTTCCTAGTCAATTAGAACAAAATATCCAAAAGTATTGAATATGTCCTTATACCATGAATTATTATGTAATATATTACGTGTGCATGTGATGAGCACCATTTCTGTATATGCGACGATTACAAGCGTGAAAGGGGAGTTTAacagcattttatttttttaaattagcatgccctttaatttaatttgataccttaattaaatttcaacGATATATAATTCCAATTCATTAAAATCAGATGCTTTTCCAtccaataattaattcaaataaaattaaatctaaactcTTCAAAGAAGACTAGGAGCTAGCGCTTTCTTTGACAATTAAAGGGGGAGATAGACAGACAAAGTTCTTCACTTCTAGCTAGGTTAAAGTGTAAAGGGAGACTAGGCTCTTTCAActattacaaaaaacaaaaaaacaaaaaaaaaggtagacTAGGCTAGGATAAATGATCTATATTAGTACGAATGAGGCTATTCGCACATTCAGATATACCATATTTTGGATAAACGTGAGACCTTTAGCCAGTAAAGAAACTATGTGCGTTGTTGAGTGTCTTTAGTGGAAGCACAAAGTTATTTTGTTCTTCGACTTCATGTTTCAACATCCAGTCGAAGTTTCGACTGCACGTTCGAACGGATTGTCAAATTATTGTGTCTTACCTTAGAAAAATTGTATATGCGAAAATTATAGAGACTTCTACACTTTATTAAAggcaaatattttttgatattaatatatataattttttaaaattaggttaATCCTGTTTCTTCATTATAAGACTATTTATACATcacataaaagtttaaaaaaaaatgaattaaagctttttaaatcaaatagtattttattagcACTTTCTTTTGTTATCCaaatatattgtattatattaaacTAGTGAGCAAGTATATTTAGTTTATCGTAAGaagaacatataaaaaaaaaattgttcaacgTAAGCCTGAAATGCAtacaatttcaaaataaaattcaagataaacaaTCTTTCAATATAGacataataaaagaatattagCTTGCATACTAAGCATATATTCAAACttacaatatatataagatCAAAGCCCTAGTatgcatactaataataaaaataacaatgcttaaattaaaataaaaaagagtactTGTTGAAACATTTTAAGGGAATGAAACTATAGTTGTTGTCAAAGATGAATTCTTTGtccttaattaatgttttattgcTCATCACTTGTGCAACTAGGATGTTTGCAATGCCTCCTATGATTCTAACAACATCatcttagtttatatatatttggaaaatTCTAAAGGTTCAAAAGAACCAAATTTATcaaacttcttcttttaatcttttcaaaactgattttacaataaaaactGAATAAAGAGATATTCAACTTACAAAATCTTTTGAAACTATCCAACTCTTTCCCAAAAAATCCCTACAAAAACACTTAGATAGAAGttacaaatatattaagattGACCTGGTACAAGTATGAATAAAACTCCTTACCAAAAAAGGACTAAACACTTCCATTTTAGTTGTTCTAAGAAATGCTAGattctaaaattttcaagatTCATTACTAAGTTCCATTGAATCCAATTTATGTAGTGACCCtgtttcttttgattgttatccAAACCTAATCATATCCTTCAAAGACAAAAACATCCTTCAAAGCATGATCCtacaaataaaacttataattaCAATAGAGAATGCAAAATTGATATGGATTCTTAAATGAAATATTGTTATAATGTTGCAGTAATGCAGACCACCATATCCAAGGAAACCAAGGCCTAAAAagtgcaggaaaaaaaaacatcagtcaTTGAtacaattacattaaaatagGCACACAAACATCTCATATTTCTTTTAAGACAATTAGGCATCAATGTATTTGTCATGTTGAGCTaaaggatgttttttttattaattcttccATCGAACTTAATATGTTCTTTAACaaacttgtttatttacaaGAGCAATTTGAATTTAATCCTTATGTTTAGTTTGGTTTAAGTCAGATCTTTAAAATGTTATCTCATGGTTATAACATTCCATATAATGATCCTTTAATGGTCCAATCATCtcaacctttaatttttatgtcaagttGCACAAGAGGAAGAACATATTTGACATAGGGTCATTAATATGCTTATATTATGCCAAAGGTTTTACAGGTGGTGGCTTTATTGATGCAAACATCATTTAGCTGGAGCTAAAGGAGAAATTGAACAATGTCGTAATTGTTCTCTAGATGTTcgtttttaaatagttttcaaTCTTTAAAGGaatgtttaaaagaaaatgagatttatacaaatataagcaaattttaattcatttattgcATAACAAAAGCAACATGAAGAGACGATGATTAGATAATTATTAGATGTTGATAATGGtagtgatgataatgataatattgatgCCCATGTCAGTGCTAAAAAGTAGATGTTACCACTTAAGGATaccaaaaaaggaaagagtaaAAGTACTAGcatcataaaataattgacTACAAGtaatgaaaaacagaaaaaaaaaactataacaataGTGGTGTATTCAAGCTAAGAACAACTCATGGTGCTAAAAAATCTCTCCAAAGTTGCTGGTAAAATAGAACAATAATTGAACGATGTGATCTTACTTTAGTAAAATGGATGATTGATGCATGtgtttcatttaatattgttaacTCTATTTATTAATAGCATGCCATAAACGCTTTAACATCCATGGATACTGATTATAAAAGACCAAACTTTCATGCTCTTCATGGTTATTACTTGGAAAAGGCGGTTGGTGAAGTGAAGATTTATATTGAGAGTTAATGAGAGACTTGGAAAATGACTAGTTGCATGTTGatggaaaataaatggaaaaataaaaaaaagaggacatTAATTAGCTTTCTTAGTATATCGTGTGTGTGGTGATTGATAATGTgtctaattatattattgttggaaagttattgatgaaaaaaaattcaatacttTGGTTTTCTTACGCTACTCATTACATTAACCTTATATTGTGTCTTACCTTAGAAAAATTGTAAATGCGAAAATTATAGAGACTTCTACACTTTATTAAAggcaaatattttttgatattaatatatataattttttaaaattgggttAATCTTGTTTCTTCATTATAAGGCTATTTATACATcacataaacttaaaaaaaaatgaattaaagctttttaaatcaaatagtattttattagcACTTTCTTTTGTTATCCaaataaattgtattatattaAACTAGTGAGTAATCATATTTAGTTTATCGTAAcaagaatatataaaacaaaaaaaattattcaaggtAAGCCTGAAGTGCAtacaatttcaaaataaaattcaagataaacaaCCTTTCAATAAAGacataataaaagaatattagCTTGCATATTAAGCATATATTCAAACttacaatatatataagatCAAAGCCCTAGTatgcatactaataataaaaataacaatgcttaaattaaaataaaaaaaaagtacttgTTGAAACATTTTAAGGGAATGAAACCATAGTTGTTGTTAAAGATGAATTCTTTGtccttaattaatgttttattactCATCATCTGTGCAACTAGGATGTTTGCAATGCCTCCTATAATTCTAACAACATCatcttagtttatatatatttggaaaatTCTAAAGGTTCAAAAGaaccaaatttattaaacttcttcttttaatcttttcaaaactgattttacaataaaaaccTAATAAAGAGATATTCAACTTACAAAATCTTTTGAAACTATTCAACTCTGTCCCAAAAAATCCCTACAAAAACACTTAGATAAGAGTTACAAACATATTAAGATTGACCTAGTACAAGTATAAATAAAACTCCTTACCAAAAAAGGACTAAACACTTCCATTTTAGTTGTTCTAAGAAATGCTAGattctaaaattttcaagatTCATTACTTAGTTCCATTGAATCCAATTTATATAGTGGCCCtgtttcttttgattgttacccAAACCTAACCATATCtttcaaagacaaaaatatccTTCAAAGCATGATCCtacaaataaaactcataattACAACATGCTTGAAGGATCAATCCTTGTAGCATTGATCTTTAAAATCCATTGCAAAGCCATGTTTTATGCATTTTATAGCAAACAAAAATTCCAATCCCAAAAAAGTGAAACCTTACTCATTCAAACAAACTTTTCTAGATTAAACATAGTGGTTCCTAAATTTATACAGTGGAAAGATATTACCCTACTAGAAGAATAGATTCTTAAAGGTGCTACTTAGCCTAAGTATATTCAACCATCATAACCAAATATCCAAGTCAAACACATAACCAAATATAGTGATGATAAAGTTAGATTATCCTTCCATAGACAATCAATCAGTTCTACATTCTCAGATGAATCTTCTACATCAAGTACAATAAATCTTGGAAGAATTTATGAAATTCCCTCAATTATAAATATGCTTTACCACACAAACCCATCTAAGAAATCAATCTTTGATATTCCTAACACTAGTTTCAAAAATGATGATTATACCACAAACATACCAAAACCATTATATTCAAACTAACCAACCTTCTCCTCCAACCTTTCTAATATTCTCATCTATTAACTGAAAACATCCAAAATGAGCTGAATGTTCTTGAAACAGATTttgttgtaaataaaaatattattgatgatttttatactAGCCATAACGCTGAGAAGAGATCTTAGTTTTTCAAAACCTTCATGAAAGAAAGacatgaaatacaaaaatatttttataatttcattacattacataaagttcaaattttgtttttgactggttcaaatcattttatataaCTGAACATTATATTACATATCCCATTACAAAACATGCATATTTTATAACATCTAGAAGTAAAACTTTGGTTTGGGAACTTGCTAGTGGTACTCTATTAAGTCTAAACATCCACCTTTAAGAAATCTTAAAATCCAACATAATAATCAGACTATAGATACTGCCTCTTACAAAAACCCAAGTGATGATATCATTACAAACACTAAATATATTACCCAGCAGAACAACTTCACCAATACCAACCTCAATACCATCGGAAAACAATTgaccaaaatagaaaaacatatctAAAGGACGATTGTTTTTTCGGTTGAAGCTATAAAATTCATAGACCAAAATCCAAGTATTCAAGCCATACCAAATCACAAAACCAAGCtaaactcaatttcaaaataacataaatgacTTTCTCAAAGCCATTAAAGATCACCTTAACCACCGTGAAACTTCATCCTCGACCTTGATTGCTCTCTTGACACCACCCACAAGTCAGTAACAATCCTCACACCTCCACAAGCCATATAAACACTATCTAAAATCATCAAACCCAAACCTTTGATGAAAAAGCTTTTCAGGAAGAAACTTctgaaatcaataaaattatttggagGAATCCTACTCCTAAAACAACCATTGCTCCTAATATAGCCACCCATAATGAACCAACCACTATAAACCAACACAAATTCAATGTTTCTTCCCTCTATGAATGAAACGTAGATGGAATGTCTAAATACAATATCCTAAACACCTTACAACAAATGATCATGACAGTCAATGCTTACAAAACCCAAATTGAAACCTCAGACAAAACTATAACTGAGCTTTTTAATTGGAACCTCAGACAAAGCTATAGTTGAGCTTTTAATAGCTAGATTTTATAGCCAATTAAAAGGATGGTGAGATTACCATCTCACTAAAACCCAACACCTTGAGATCCTTAACTCTATCCAAATGACTCAAGATCAAATACCCATCCTTGACTGTAACAGAAAAACTATCTAAGATATAGtctcaacctttattttaaCCATTTCTCTATATTTTGTAGGAGATCCTTCtcatctcaaagaaaaaaatattgaactccTTTCCACCCTTAGATGTAAAAAACCCCAGTAACTTCCACTGgtacaaaaaacactttcatcACTCATTTCATGCTCTGGGAAGATTATTACCAACCTTTCTAGGAAGAAAAATTCCTTGCTGGATTGCCAACCCTTCTAGAAGAAAGAGTCAGGAACAAAATTAAAGATACTTTTGTCTCCAAAATAGTTCCTTATGACCAATTAACATATGAGGAGCTTGTCAGTTTACCTAAAACGAAGGTCTTAAGATTTGTCAAGACCTTCAACTTCAAAAACATTTCAAGTGGGAGATGAAAAGAACTCGACAAAAACTAGGTTGCTTTTATCAATAGTTTGATTTGTTCCTACTAAAGCCAGCATATAATGGTTCATGCTTCAAACCTACCACCTCAAAGTCAAATAAGCCACCTCACAAAAAAATAGccataaatataaagaatatttcTAATCAAAACTGAGCCTTGCTACAAAAAGACCACTAAAAAGCCCATGAAACCtttctaattaaaatcaaaacccaaaccaaaatttAACCCCAAAAACATTACCTGTTACAAATATGGCCAGAAAAGCCATACCTCTAGATTATGTTAGATTAATACAAAATTACATGAACTACATTTAGAAGAGGAAGACATTCACCATATctaaaacatttttattgaGGCATCTGAAATTGAATCTAACATATCAGATTCTTCTGAAGAACTTTTTCAAATAGATGAGTTAACAAAATCCAATTCAGACTCACAAACATCAAACCATACCACTTCAAAACAAATACATGTTTTAACCTAAGATCAAGAGTTTATTCTTGaagctataaaaaaacatgacgaCCCTCAACTATAAAAAACCTACCTAAACAAACTCCTAAGTTCTTTCAATAGTTTAGAAACACCACAGCTTGTCCAAAAACCAATTTTATTGCTATCAACCAGTACAAACACCTATGACCTTACCAAaattcttaataataaaaaaaagaaatccaaacatATTGTTACTATCCCATATCTACAATCTGAAATCAAAACCCTTAAGACTGAACTACAAAACCTCAAACAAACCCAACAAAAAGACTCTGTTATTTTACAACACCTTCtctcaaaattagaaaaccaatcTGATTCTAAACTAGAAATATAAAACCAACCCTTGAGAATAATGCATTATCAAACATTAAGCATGTTTCTGAAGATTTTATGCATGTTTTAACTCaaattacttcaaaaaaatatatcataaaaatacattaattttttcaaatgattttaaaatagacATTATTGTCTTGTTTGATACAACTGCAAATCTAAATTATATTAAGGAATAGTTCCAAAATAGTTTttacaaaacacttttaaaaaactttatgcaACAAATAATACTAAATTAGCTATTGAACATAAAACTCAAGCATACTATTATTCATAGCACTCCTTTTATTGACATGATTACaccttataaaattaatcatgaaaatatta
It encodes:
- the LOC7453880 gene encoding transcription factor MYB62 — translated: MSEDIIMSSLKKSMTSSKEDGSELRRGPWTLEEDTLLVHYIGRHGEGRWNLLAKRAGLRRTGKSCRLRWLNYLKPDVKRGNLTPQEQLLILDLHSKWGNRWSKIAQHLPGRTDNEIKNYWRTRVQKQARHLKIDANSTAFENIIRWFWMPRLLQKIGGSSTSSSAMPSQRPAVVSQPNLNYAPQFSTFPPALPPLVQQQEAPLDMSVTMHYLEPHEQTSDSELGTSSCISSAESMNVSQMSQLSEYPTSPFQAIGNNSSEYSTLAKGCYYVDSNCYDMEAINLATMPVPGELGISAGDRHMEDGDWGAYDFGDTMWNMDELWQFRNLQGKEN